From Terriglobia bacterium, one genomic window encodes:
- the trxB gene encoding thioredoxin-disulfide reductase gives MDVRKVFIMGSGPAGLTAAVYAARGNLNPLVVEGHEAGGQLMLTTMVENFPGFRDGIMGPQLMDDMREQAKRFGAEIIQGAVTKVDLSRRPFAIHMDEDRVIQTETLIIATGASARLLGLESERQLMGHGVSTCATCDGFFYRGKEVVVVGGGDSALEEGMFLTKYATRVTLIHRRDSLRASKVMQDRAFKNEKIKFIWNSTVSEVQDVKDGEVKAVKLKNLKTGEESVLNCHGLFVAIGHDPNTTLFKGQLEMDPAGYIVTRDGGTRTSVEGVFAAGDVQDHVYRQAITAAGSGCMAAIDAEHFLSAHGGS, from the coding sequence ATGGACGTAAGGAAGGTATTCATAATGGGATCAGGTCCGGCGGGACTCACCGCTGCCGTGTATGCGGCACGGGGGAATCTCAACCCCCTGGTGGTGGAAGGCCATGAGGCCGGCGGACAGTTGATGCTGACCACGATGGTGGAGAACTTTCCCGGGTTTCGCGATGGAATCATGGGGCCGCAATTAATGGACGACATGCGCGAGCAGGCCAAACGGTTCGGCGCCGAGATCATCCAGGGGGCCGTCACGAAGGTCGACCTCTCGCGCCGGCCATTCGCCATCCACATGGATGAAGACCGCGTCATTCAAACAGAGACGCTCATCATTGCCACGGGCGCATCGGCACGACTTCTCGGTTTGGAATCCGAGCGGCAGTTGATGGGACACGGGGTTTCCACCTGCGCCACCTGTGACGGTTTCTTCTATCGCGGCAAGGAAGTCGTGGTGGTCGGAGGGGGCGATTCCGCCCTTGAAGAGGGAATGTTTCTCACAAAATATGCCACCCGTGTCACCCTCATCCATCGGCGTGACTCCCTTCGCGCCTCAAAGGTCATGCAGGATCGCGCCTTCAAGAATGAGAAAATCAAATTTATTTGGAATTCCACCGTGTCGGAAGTGCAGGATGTCAAAGACGGCGAAGTCAAGGCGGTCAAGCTGAAGAATTTGAAAACGGGCGAAGAATCGGTGCTGAATTGCCACGGTTTATTTGTCGCCATCGGCCACGACCCGAATACCACGCTCTTCAAAGGACAACTGGAAATGGACCCGGCCGGCTATATCGTCACCCGCGACGGCGGCACACGGACCAGCGTCGAAGGCGTCTTTGCGGCGGGTGACGTGCAGGATCATGTGTACCGTCAGGCGATCACCGCGGCCGGCTCGGGCTGCATGGCCGCGATCGATGCCGAGCATTTTTTGAGCGCGCATGGCGGGTCGTGA
- a CDS encoding response regulator: MDVNNPKTILIADDDSTTRDLLREVFEEQRYVVFTVNDGRQAAEWLEREIPCHVLLADLRMPYVSGLQLIQGVKKTHPQVRCVLITTCIDSELLAQAEAAGIAQVFEKPVKVQQLLDCVEGLVATRPQPTSVNTNPVPPP; the protein is encoded by the coding sequence ATGGATGTCAACAATCCCAAGACGATCTTAATCGCGGATGACGACAGCACGACTCGTGATTTGCTGCGCGAGGTGTTTGAGGAGCAGCGTTACGTGGTTTTTACGGTGAACGACGGCCGTCAGGCTGCGGAATGGTTGGAACGGGAGATCCCATGCCATGTGCTCCTGGCTGACTTGCGAATGCCTTACGTGAGTGGCCTGCAACTGATCCAGGGAGTCAAGAAGACCCATCCTCAGGTCCGTTGTGTGCTGATTACGACTTGTATTGACAGCGAATTGCTCGCGCAGGCCGAAGCCGCTGGAATCGCGCAGGTCTTTGAGAAACCGGTGAAAGTCCAGCAGCTGCTGGATTGTGTGGAGGGGTTGGTCGCGACTCGGCCGCAGCCAACTTCTGTGAATACAAATCCCGTCCCACCGCCATGA
- a CDS encoding GAF domain-containing protein has translation MTSSTPVLEAIEALVSSHASDDRVLDETVRLLKENFAHYTWVGIYWVEGNELVLKTYLGKPSPHTRIPIGKGICGAAVAEKRTVNVADVNADPRYLACSLETRSEIVVPIQRDGKIFGEIDIDSDAPNAFLGSDQQFLEAVAGLLSSRL, from the coding sequence ATGACGTCTTCTACTCCCGTTCTCGAAGCTATTGAAGCGCTGGTTTCCTCCCACGCCAGTGACGATCGTGTCCTGGATGAAACAGTTCGATTGTTGAAGGAGAATTTTGCCCACTACACCTGGGTGGGGATCTACTGGGTGGAAGGGAACGAGCTTGTCCTAAAAACCTATCTGGGCAAGCCCTCCCCGCACACTCGCATTCCGATCGGCAAGGGCATCTGTGGAGCCGCCGTGGCGGAAAAAAGAACGGTCAACGTTGCTGACGTAAATGCCGACCCCCGCTATCTTGCCTGCTCGCTCGAAACCCGGTCCGAAATCGTCGTCCCCATCCAGCGCGACGGGAAGATTTTTGGTGAAATCGATATCGACAGCGATGCGCCCAATGCCTTTCTAGGCTCCGACCAGCAGTTTCTTGAAGCCGTTGCCGGCTTGCTTTCCTCAAGATTGTGA
- the fabF gene encoding beta-ketoacyl-ACP synthase II, whose translation MRRVVVTGLGVISAVGHSVEDFFHALVAGESGVGYITQIDNSPLTVKIAAEVKHYDPNRYFSLKRQDYLDRFAQFAIIAATQALEDSGFTPSEAEKLRLGACVGTGMGGAETLDNGFRQLYKNNAQRMHPFTIPKLMHNAAASHISMEFGCKGPSLSFTTACSSAANAIGEGFRLIKYGQADTILAGGAEAPIAYGILRAWEAMRVMALGNGDPKRACRPFSRDREGLVLGEGAGILLLEELEHARTRGAKIYAEISGYGMTSDADHLTHPTSEGPSRAMQLALEEARLNPEEIDYINAHGTATPTNDVNETRAIKVVFGSKPNLVVTSTKSMHGHAMGATGAIEMIVTVLAIHRGLIPPTANYSVPDPECDLDYSPNQARERTVRAAISNSFAFGGLNAVLLAKKVDFAADRIS comes from the coding sequence GTGAGAAGAGTGGTCGTGACCGGGCTGGGAGTGATTTCAGCCGTCGGACACTCGGTGGAGGATTTTTTTCACGCCCTCGTGGCGGGGGAATCCGGAGTCGGCTACATCACTCAGATCGACAACTCCCCCCTGACCGTAAAGATTGCGGCCGAAGTGAAGCACTACGACCCCAATCGCTATTTTTCCCTCAAACGCCAGGATTACCTCGATCGCTTCGCGCAATTCGCCATTATTGCGGCCACCCAGGCGCTTGAGGATTCCGGGTTCACCCCGAGTGAGGCGGAGAAGTTGCGCCTCGGGGCGTGCGTCGGGACCGGCATGGGGGGGGCCGAAACGCTGGACAATGGTTTTCGACAGCTATACAAAAACAATGCCCAGCGGATGCATCCGTTCACGATTCCCAAACTCATGCACAATGCGGCCGCCAGCCATATTTCGATGGAGTTCGGCTGCAAGGGACCCTCGTTGAGTTTTACAACGGCGTGTTCCTCGGCCGCCAATGCCATCGGTGAGGGATTCCGTCTGATCAAGTATGGCCAGGCGGACACCATTCTGGCCGGCGGTGCAGAGGCTCCAATCGCCTACGGAATCCTCCGTGCCTGGGAAGCGATGCGCGTCATGGCATTGGGAAATGGCGATCCAAAACGGGCTTGCCGGCCATTTAGCCGGGACCGGGAAGGGCTCGTCCTGGGTGAAGGGGCAGGAATCCTCTTGCTGGAGGAATTGGAGCATGCCAGGACTCGTGGAGCCAAAATCTACGCCGAGATTTCCGGTTATGGGATGACTTCGGATGCCGATCATCTCACCCACCCCACCAGCGAAGGCCCGTCCCGGGCGATGCAGTTGGCCCTGGAGGAAGCACGGTTGAACCCGGAGGAGATCGATTATATTAACGCCCACGGTACCGCCACCCCGACCAATGACGTCAATGAAACACGGGCGATCAAAGTGGTTTTCGGGAGCAAGCCGAACCTGGTGGTGACCTCGACGAAGTCGATGCATGGCCATGCCATGGGGGCGACCGGCGCGATCGAGATGATCGTCACGGTGCTGGCAATCCATCGGGGTCTGATCCCGCCCACGGCAAATTACTCTGTCCCGGATCCTGAATGTGATCTGGATTACTCTCCCAACCAGGCCCGCGAGAGGACCGTGAGGGCAGCCATCTCCAATTCGTTCGCCTTTGGCGGACTTAATGCCGTCCTGCTCGCGAAGAAGGTTGATTTTGCCGCCGATCGGATTTCGTAG
- a CDS encoding ATP synthase F0 subunit C produces the protein MKKAILIALLLLLATTVMFAQEPAKTKTTFGEYGGVITGGFALAIAAAACGLAQGKAVTSACEGVARNPGAAKTIQLFLILGLAFIESLVLYVLLIAFQALGK, from the coding sequence ATGAAGAAAGCTATTCTGATTGCATTGCTGTTGTTGCTCGCCACCACGGTAATGTTCGCCCAGGAGCCTGCCAAGACAAAAACGACGTTCGGGGAATACGGGGGTGTGATCACGGGCGGATTTGCATTGGCCATTGCGGCGGCGGCGTGTGGATTGGCTCAAGGCAAGGCTGTGACCTCGGCGTGTGAGGGGGTGGCTCGCAACCCCGGCGCCGCCAAGACCATCCAGCTGTTCCTGATTCTTGGTCTCGCGTTTATTGAATCGCTGGTACTTTATGTACTGTTGATTGCATTTCAAGCGCTCGGCAAGTAG
- a CDS encoding Rieske 2Fe-2S domain-containing protein, giving the protein MATFVKVASTGEIREGTGKPIEVEGKVIALFNVHGKYYALDNVCKHRGGPLGEGMLDDNIVTCPWHGWQYDVTTGRSLFNPNVMMDTYPVEVDGSDIKVALG; this is encoded by the coding sequence ATGGCAACCTTTGTCAAGGTGGCATCCACCGGGGAGATCCGAGAGGGCACGGGTAAACCCATCGAGGTGGAGGGAAAGGTCATTGCTCTGTTCAACGTCCACGGAAAATATTATGCCCTCGACAATGTATGCAAACATCGCGGCGGCCCCCTGGGAGAAGGAATGTTGGACGACAACATCGTGACCTGCCCGTGGCACGGCTGGCAATACGACGTCACCACGGGACGGTCCCTTTTTAACCCCAATGTCATGATGGACACCTATCCCGTGGAAGTCGACGGCTCCGACATCAAGGTGGCGCTCGGATGA
- the atpB gene encoding F0F1 ATP synthase subunit A: MEEKPLLITMWVNKMLGPAVAQLLALFGIHHTGPAPIIPDHVVMSVLIVLFIVLLLAVVRRTYTMVPGKTQQVLEMLYEYLKNLLEENIGHKGVKFLPLIVTLALFIFTSNMAGLIPGLKSPTSNLNVTVACALIVFLYYNFQGLREHGVLNYLKHFCGPVWWLAPLMFPVEIVSHLARPLSLSVRLFGNIFGEDMIVLVFFALAPLFVPLPIMALQIVTAIVQTLVFVLLTTMYLAGAVESEEHEH, encoded by the coding sequence ATGGAAGAGAAACCGCTCCTGATTACGATGTGGGTGAACAAGATGCTGGGCCCGGCCGTAGCCCAGTTGCTGGCCCTTTTTGGAATTCACCATACCGGTCCGGCCCCGATCATCCCGGACCACGTTGTGATGAGCGTGTTGATTGTCCTGTTCATCGTGCTGCTTCTGGCCGTGGTTCGACGCACCTACACCATGGTTCCCGGAAAGACGCAACAGGTCCTCGAGATGTTGTACGAGTACTTGAAGAACCTGTTGGAGGAAAACATTGGACACAAAGGGGTGAAGTTTCTTCCGCTCATTGTCACGCTCGCCCTGTTCATCTTCACCAGTAACATGGCCGGCCTGATCCCCGGCCTGAAATCCCCCACGTCCAACTTAAACGTCACGGTCGCCTGCGCGCTGATCGTCTTCCTCTATTACAATTTCCAGGGACTGAGAGAGCATGGAGTCTTGAATTACTTGAAACACTTTTGCGGCCCGGTCTGGTGGCTGGCGCCGTTGATGTTTCCCGTCGAAATCGTGAGCCATCTCGCCCGCCCGCTCTCACTCAGTGTCCGCTTGTTCGGCAATATCTTTGGCGAGGACATGATCGTGCTGGTCTTCTTCGCCCTGGCGCCATTGTTCGTTCCTCTCCCCATCATGGCGCTTCAAATCGTCACCGCGATCGTCCAGACCCTTGTGTTTGTTCTTCTCACGACCATGTACCTGGCCGGAGCAGTCGAAAGCGAGGAGCACGAGCACTAA
- a CDS encoding TlpA family protein disulfide reductase: MPALTPGKTAPNFSLEGIDGKNYTLDDERKSKLVLAAFYKKSCPVCQLTFPFLERIGKAYAGSSFEVLGIAQDEPHEAEQFAEEYQLSFPVLIDEEPFKVSSAYGLTNVPSIFLIDHDGKILHTLVGFDKAGLIETSKSIAGKLHQPAAPVFTKADNVPDFKPG, encoded by the coding sequence ATGCCTGCACTAACTCCAGGTAAAACGGCACCAAATTTCTCGCTCGAGGGAATCGACGGGAAAAATTACACCCTCGATGACGAGCGAAAATCAAAACTCGTTCTCGCGGCGTTTTACAAGAAGAGTTGTCCGGTGTGCCAGCTCACCTTTCCCTTTCTGGAACGGATCGGGAAAGCTTACGCCGGCTCTTCGTTCGAAGTTCTGGGAATCGCCCAGGACGAGCCCCACGAGGCGGAACAGTTCGCCGAAGAGTATCAACTCTCCTTTCCAGTCCTCATCGACGAAGAACCGTTCAAGGTTTCGAGCGCGTACGGGCTCACCAATGTTCCATCGATCTTCCTGATTGACCACGATGGAAAGATCCTTCATACCCTGGTGGGTTTCGACAAGGCCGGATTGATTGAGACTTCAAAGTCCATTGCGGGGAAGCTCCATCAGCCGGCAGCCCCGGTGTTCACCAAGGCCGACAACGTCCCCGATTTCAAACCCGGCTGA
- a CDS encoding DUF3808 domain-containing protein yields MSFKKRCGAGAVIVLVCFFSFGANHYAGSIVIQEPAVRQLLKSGMDALFNLDYAKAWDDFQKVKQLKPDTPLGEIFESEFYWWKIFNTTGDFYNLDYIDSLKTKQSDFDGQFINTMEKTFTKADAYLKTHPQDAEAYFHVGMANALRSRLEAGRDHTLAVVKYVKKSREYLDRCVLLDPNFKDALLGLGAYNYYVEEYGGFYKPLRFLIRLPAGDRQRGIQQLEEASQQDGFISTEAKFFLVSIYLRDSQKRYADAERMLHDLTEKYPNNPIFRFALGHAQMMQHQYDSARENFKKVAAHRETPGLGDLAIQVKKELESLNTKGSSLGTAMSEESGGSR; encoded by the coding sequence ATGAGTTTCAAAAAACGATGTGGAGCGGGGGCGGTAATTGTCCTCGTGTGTTTCTTCTCCTTTGGGGCGAATCATTACGCGGGATCCATCGTAATCCAGGAACCCGCCGTCCGGCAGCTGCTGAAAAGCGGGATGGACGCCCTGTTCAACCTCGATTATGCGAAAGCGTGGGATGATTTCCAGAAGGTCAAGCAGTTGAAGCCCGACACCCCGTTGGGAGAAATTTTTGAATCGGAATTTTACTGGTGGAAGATCTTCAATACCACGGGTGATTTTTACAACCTGGACTACATCGATTCCCTGAAAACAAAACAGTCGGATTTCGATGGTCAGTTTATCAACACGATGGAAAAGACTTTCACCAAGGCCGATGCCTATCTCAAGACCCATCCCCAGGATGCCGAGGCCTATTTTCATGTGGGCATGGCGAATGCCCTGCGATCTCGTTTGGAGGCGGGTCGGGACCACACCCTCGCGGTGGTCAAGTACGTGAAAAAATCCCGCGAGTATCTCGACCGCTGCGTGTTGCTGGATCCGAACTTCAAGGATGCCTTGCTGGGACTGGGAGCATATAACTATTACGTTGAAGAGTATGGCGGCTTTTACAAACCCTTGCGCTTTCTGATTCGCCTTCCGGCGGGTGACCGGCAGCGGGGAATTCAGCAGCTCGAGGAGGCGTCGCAGCAGGATGGGTTCATCTCCACCGAAGCCAAGTTCTTCCTGGTGTCCATCTACCTCCGGGATTCCCAGAAACGGTATGCAGACGCGGAGCGGATGCTGCATGATCTGACAGAGAAATATCCCAACAACCCGATCTTCCGGTTTGCGCTCGGACATGCGCAGATGATGCAACACCAGTATGACTCGGCGCGCGAGAATTTCAAGAAAGTGGCTGCACATCGCGAGACACCGGGGTTGGGAGATCTGGCGATCCAGGTGAAAAAGGAGTTGGAGTCGCTCAACACGAAAGGCTCCAGTCTGGGCACAGCCATGAGCGAGGAGTCGGGCGGTTCCCGGTAA
- a CDS encoding DUF3467 domain-containing protein, which produces MSEEKSPARPPLEFVRLENFKSTYSNNVQFEVTSTDLKIIFGQFDQHTKKAIVEQQAAVTLSWMQVKLLSYSLRVNLAFYEILNGKINITKDLLPPLPPPLPSELENNPQAQAGLEAVLKVREEFLSSLQS; this is translated from the coding sequence ATGAGTGAAGAGAAATCTCCCGCCAGACCACCGTTAGAATTCGTGCGTTTGGAGAATTTTAAGTCAACATATTCCAACAACGTCCAGTTTGAGGTAACTTCAACAGACCTGAAGATTATTTTCGGTCAGTTCGATCAGCATACCAAGAAGGCGATCGTTGAGCAACAAGCTGCTGTAACTCTTTCCTGGATGCAGGTTAAGCTGTTAAGTTACTCTCTTCGCGTTAACCTCGCTTTTTATGAAATACTAAACGGAAAAATCAATATAACGAAGGACCTTCTGCCGCCGTTGCCTCCCCCGCTTCCTTCAGAACTGGAGAATAATCCGCAAGCGCAAGCAGGCTTGGAGGCTGTCCTCAAGGTGAGAGAAGAGTTCCTTTCCTCTTTGCAGTCCTAA
- a CDS encoding putative addiction module antidote protein: protein MPKRTGDYHAGLLEELRDPRMAVQYLNAALEDSEEMFLKALRNVAEANQMAKVAEEAGVQRESLYRMLSETGNPTYHSFSGILRALKLRFQFVATPLVEQPIPVGQTTDSEVLNAILSEEGFPERTDVEAQFSTMVLPLVLSSNSLVFSPDWFKSSNVFQLISAWRQIPTTREDVFTPPPQEPAPLNIADWINPTAEEPMDYRSYLPM, encoded by the coding sequence ATGCCTAAGCGGACCGGTGACTATCACGCAGGCTTATTAGAAGAATTAAGAGACCCTCGAATGGCTGTCCAATATCTGAATGCCGCTCTTGAAGATTCGGAGGAAATGTTCTTAAAAGCTCTCCGCAACGTGGCGGAAGCAAACCAAATGGCAAAAGTTGCCGAGGAAGCAGGGGTTCAGAGAGAAAGTCTTTATCGAATGCTCTCCGAAACCGGGAATCCGACATATCACAGTTTTTCGGGAATTCTAAGGGCACTAAAATTACGATTCCAATTTGTGGCCACTCCACTAGTTGAACAACCCATTCCGGTCGGACAAACGACTGACTCTGAAGTTCTAAATGCAATCTTATCCGAAGAGGGCTTTCCGGAAAGGACAGATGTCGAGGCGCAATTTAGCACAATGGTTCTCCCCCTTGTCTTATCTTCGAACAGCCTTGTCTTTTCGCCTGACTGGTTCAAATCGAGCAATGTTTTCCAACTGATTTCGGCTTGGCGTCAGATTCCAACGACCAGAGAGGACGTCTTTACGCCACCGCCTCAAGAGCCAGCCCCATTGAATATCGCTGATTGGATTAATCCCACCGCAGAAGAGCCGATGGATTATCGGTCTTATCTCCCAATGTGA
- a CDS encoding AtpZ/AtpI family protein: MGGSDRKPRNQLLSLSSVGLMFPISIAIGYYIGSTLDKWFHTGTKMMMLFVVFGIIGAFLNLFKEVKRYNRTNESDRKDETADKETHASSDKSSGPSA; the protein is encoded by the coding sequence ATGGGAGGCAGCGACCGCAAGCCCCGCAACCAGCTTCTCTCCCTTTCGTCGGTGGGGTTAATGTTCCCCATCTCGATTGCCATCGGGTATTACATCGGGAGTACCCTCGACAAATGGTTTCACACCGGCACCAAGATGATGATGCTGTTTGTCGTCTTTGGGATAATTGGCGCATTCCTTAATCTTTTTAAAGAAGTGAAGCGGTATAACCGGACCAATGAGTCGGACCGGAAGGACGAAACAGCTGACAAGGAAACCCATGCCTCCAGCGACAAATCATCAGGTCCATCTGCCTGA
- a CDS encoding type II toxin-antitoxin system RelE/ParE family toxin has product MTAEANPRTLRYYQTADGIEPFRRWIRKLKDERGRAKIQVRLDRVEDGNFGDCGPEGEGVSALRIDFGPGYRVYFGEDGYTVVLLLGGDKSSQVSDIKKAREYWRDYNA; this is encoded by the coding sequence ATTACAGCGGAAGCCAACCCGAGGACGCTAAGGTACTATCAGACAGCGGACGGAATTGAACCGTTCCGAAGATGGATTCGCAAGCTGAAGGACGAGAGGGGGCGTGCCAAAATTCAAGTTCGGCTTGATCGTGTTGAGGACGGTAATTTCGGAGATTGTGGGCCAGAGGGCGAAGGCGTTAGCGCCCTCAGGATTGATTTTGGACCAGGTTACAGGGTCTATTTTGGGGAAGACGGTTATACTGTCGTCCTGTTACTGGGAGGAGATAAATCCAGCCAGGTAAGTGACATCAAGAAGGCCAGGGAATATTGGAGGGACTACAATGCCTAA
- a CDS encoding ATP synthase subunit I: protein MPPATNHQVHLPDPEFFIQLGQNFVALLAASMAVLALKYNGAAIWSLLIGAAVSAANFWLLSRSIPKLLRPGTAEGLPVQTSRVARRALIEFVARYVILGGVAYLAVRSHSVDLMGFAWGLSLPIFAIMVQGIRMLFSLEHVKSA from the coding sequence ATGCCTCCAGCGACAAATCATCAGGTCCATCTGCCTGATCCGGAATTCTTCATCCAGTTGGGTCAGAATTTCGTGGCATTGCTGGCGGCTTCGATGGCTGTCCTGGCCCTGAAATACAACGGTGCCGCGATATGGAGCCTGTTGATCGGTGCGGCTGTCTCCGCAGCCAATTTCTGGCTGCTCAGCCGCAGTATCCCCAAACTATTGCGCCCGGGGACTGCCGAGGGGCTCCCAGTGCAGACAAGCCGCGTCGCGCGGCGCGCGTTGATCGAGTTTGTCGCCCGATATGTGATCCTGGGTGGGGTCGCCTATCTCGCCGTTCGAAGTCACTCGGTGGACTTAATGGGGTTCGCGTGGGGCCTGTCTTTGCCCATCTTTGCCATCATGGTCCAGGGGATTCGCATGCTGTTCTCCCTTGAGCACGTGAAGTCGGCCTGA
- a CDS encoding MBL fold metallo-hydrolase translates to MLDHPWTVETLVEGGALQASVALVRNAEEVLLIDSGYPRQERQLLDALAQRGLTARSVTHVVNTHLHFDHSHNNCLFSRARIVFSRREFEWMTDLCEHVTSDSLTLEQLYKYYPELKSFEDDPRVVWGMVKLVQRFWSVERLGRREQFLWLEEWAPPDGMKAIHTPGHVPFHHSFSFETREGAVLVAGDAMVTRSDADQNSMTFPPTRRAEYEETKRKLLEFEGTIVPGHDSLFTLTALNPGESTAQESTT, encoded by the coding sequence ATGCTAGATCATCCTTGGACAGTCGAGACTCTGGTTGAGGGAGGGGCGCTCCAGGCGAGTGTCGCACTGGTTCGAAATGCTGAGGAGGTCCTGCTGATCGACAGCGGCTATCCCCGGCAGGAAAGACAGTTGCTGGATGCGCTGGCACAGCGCGGCCTGACGGCCCGGTCCGTCACCCATGTGGTGAATACGCATTTGCATTTTGATCATTCCCACAACAACTGCCTTTTTTCCCGGGCCAGGATCGTGTTTTCGCGGCGGGAGTTTGAATGGATGACCGATTTGTGTGAACATGTGACCAGCGATTCGTTGACCCTGGAACAGCTCTACAAATACTATCCGGAGCTGAAATCCTTCGAAGATGACCCCAGGGTGGTATGGGGGATGGTGAAGTTAGTACAGCGGTTCTGGTCGGTGGAGCGCCTGGGGCGCCGTGAGCAATTCCTCTGGCTGGAAGAATGGGCTCCCCCTGATGGCATGAAGGCGATTCACACGCCGGGGCATGTCCCGTTTCATCACTCCTTTTCCTTTGAGACCCGAGAGGGAGCAGTGCTCGTGGCCGGAGACGCGATGGTGACCCGAAGCGATGCCGATCAGAATTCGATGACATTTCCGCCCACGCGCCGTGCCGAGTACGAAGAGACCAAAAGGAAACTTCTGGAATTTGAGGGGACGATCGTTCCCGGCCATGACTCGTTGTTTACTTTGACGGCGTTGAATCCTGGGGAATCCACAGCACAGGAGAGTACCACATGA
- a CDS encoding acyl carrier protein → MTIEERVINVITREQHLDAGKCTMDSTFQELGIDSLDGVNIMFALEEEFNISIPDSIARQMKGVRQVVDDLTRFMEDPETFKAQLVTSAMPLETVPGKPAGGVQ, encoded by the coding sequence ATGACGATCGAAGAAAGAGTGATCAATGTGATCACGAGAGAGCAGCACCTCGATGCGGGGAAATGCACGATGGATTCCACCTTTCAGGAATTGGGCATTGACTCGCTCGATGGGGTGAACATCATGTTTGCTTTGGAAGAGGAATTCAACATCTCAATCCCCGACTCCATTGCCCGGCAGATGAAGGGCGTGCGGCAGGTGGTTGACGATTTGACCCGCTTCATGGAGGATCCCGAGACCTTCAAGGCCCAGCTGGTGACGAGCGCCATGCCGCTCGAAACCGTTCCCGGAAAGCCCGCGGGAGGCGTCCAGTGA